In the genome of Pseudoglutamicibacter cumminsii, one region contains:
- a CDS encoding antibiotic biosynthesis monooxygenase family protein has translation MTFVNITALTYPEGAEAEIEQRFAARKKAVDAAEGFQGFELLRPQIGEDRYFVVTRWETREHFQAWLDARPARDHGGDERRGMSVELLGFDVVPLNE, from the coding sequence ATGACGTTCGTCAACATCACAGCACTCACTTACCCTGAAGGGGCTGAAGCCGAGATCGAGCAACGCTTCGCCGCGCGAAAGAAAGCTGTCGATGCAGCCGAAGGTTTCCAGGGTTTTGAACTGTTGCGTCCGCAGATCGGGGAGGACCGCTACTTTGTTGTGACCCGCTGGGAAACCCGCGAGCACTTCCAGGCATGGCTGGATGCGCGCCCGGCCCGCGATCACGGAGGCGACGAGCGACGCGGCATGAGCGTGGAACTCCTGGGCTTCGACGTCGTCCCACTCAACGAGTAG
- a CDS encoding DUF4411 family protein gives MMYLLDTNVFIEAKNRYYAFDIAPGFWTWLDTAHQKSLACSIEAVRKELLAGEDELARWARGNAAFFRPIDQGTTRHFAALTTWAKSRNFTQAALNEFTGANADYLLVAYAREHKHTVVTHERPQPNSRKRVLIPDACMAMDVDTLDTFQMLRQAGAQFHLQ, from the coding sequence ATGATGTATCTACTCGACACTAACGTGTTTATTGAAGCCAAGAACCGTTATTACGCCTTCGATATCGCTCCTGGATTCTGGACCTGGCTCGATACAGCTCACCAGAAATCGTTAGCTTGCAGTATCGAGGCGGTCCGCAAAGAACTCCTTGCTGGTGAGGATGAGCTCGCGAGGTGGGCTAGGGGTAATGCGGCCTTCTTTCGGCCTATCGATCAAGGTACAACGCGACACTTCGCCGCCCTCACTACTTGGGCAAAATCGAGGAACTTTACTCAAGCTGCATTAAACGAGTTCACCGGTGCCAACGCCGACTACCTTTTGGTGGCCTACGCGCGGGAGCATAAGCATACGGTGGTTACCCATGAACGCCCTCAACCTAATTCTCGGAAGAGGGTATTGATTCCGGACGCTTGCATGGCTATGGACGTTGATACGCTGGACACTTTCCAGATGCTCCGCCAAGCCGGGGCCCAATTCCACTTACAGTAG
- a CDS encoding ImmA/IrrE family metallo-endopeptidase: protein MSVRVEVAPDLLQWAVERAGWDVETAERRAPKLDAWISGAVQPTLKQLEKFADATHTPFGMLFLPEPPSEEVPIPDMRTIGNVAVPQPSADLLDTIYMCQSRQDWYRAYAQECGMVAPDFVGSVTTDTSPELVADEMRRLLDLGLSRREEFSSWEDARRSLIDRIEHIGVLVMINGIVGANTHRKLNPEEFRGFALSDPLVPLIFINGADTKAAQIFTLIHELAHVWLGRSALSDAALTASTGLAEELWCNEVAAEVLVPLDALRRDYLGEAILEELERLAGKYRVSTLVILRRIFDAGLLTWDGYRQRYEEERDRVIKILAEKHGGSGGGNYYKTQPLRLSRRFARAVIASAYEGNTTYRDAYRLLGTKKHETFENLATELQVA, encoded by the coding sequence GTGAGTGTTCGCGTTGAGGTCGCTCCCGATCTGCTCCAGTGGGCTGTCGAGAGGGCGGGATGGGATGTTGAAACTGCTGAACGGCGTGCCCCTAAACTTGATGCCTGGATCTCCGGCGCTGTCCAGCCGACACTAAAACAGCTCGAGAAATTCGCTGACGCCACGCATACCCCGTTCGGGATGCTGTTCCTCCCTGAGCCACCCAGCGAGGAAGTTCCCATCCCAGACATGCGCACCATCGGGAATGTTGCTGTCCCGCAGCCATCGGCTGATCTGCTGGACACGATCTACATGTGTCAGTCCCGACAGGACTGGTACCGAGCCTACGCACAAGAGTGCGGCATGGTTGCCCCCGACTTTGTCGGATCCGTAACCACGGACACGTCCCCGGAGCTAGTGGCGGATGAGATGCGCCGTTTGCTGGACCTCGGCTTGTCCCGAAGAGAAGAGTTTTCCAGCTGGGAAGATGCTCGTCGAAGCCTGATTGATCGGATCGAACACATCGGTGTTTTGGTAATGATCAATGGGATCGTAGGGGCGAACACTCACCGGAAACTCAATCCTGAAGAGTTTCGGGGGTTCGCACTGTCTGACCCGCTTGTGCCACTGATTTTCATTAACGGCGCTGATACGAAAGCAGCGCAGATCTTCACTCTGATCCACGAGCTCGCTCATGTGTGGCTGGGGAGAAGCGCGCTCTCCGACGCGGCGTTGACTGCCAGTACTGGCTTAGCCGAGGAACTGTGGTGCAATGAAGTTGCGGCAGAAGTGCTGGTTCCGCTTGATGCATTGCGAAGAGATTATCTGGGCGAAGCGATCCTTGAGGAGCTGGAACGCCTGGCAGGGAAATATCGAGTCAGCACCCTGGTGATTCTCAGGCGCATTTTCGACGCCGGACTCCTGACATGGGATGGCTACCGCCAGCGTTATGAGGAAGAGCGGGATCGCGTTATCAAAATCCTCGCCGAGAAACACGGTGGGTCGGGTGGAGGCAACTATTACAAAACGCAACCGCTCCGGCTAAGCCGCCGGTTTGCTCGGGCTGTAATTGCTAGCGCCTATGAAGGAAACACTACCTATCGGGACGCTTACAGGTTGCTCGGCACTAAAAAGCACGAGACATTTGAGAATCTAGCTACCGAGCTGCAGGTGGCATGA
- a CDS encoding TetR/AcrR family transcriptional regulator: MPRSRNETRQATRRAVLKATSRLFGERGFASTTIREIAQEAGVSVGTVMAAGDKEALLVELFDDLIDQRQQHIDSLDLDTSEPCGDSAISIVEPFVALFEERRELARTYASVLVRGRHTSVVFTDLARRLIDVFEQLITAHGCTSRADTHRRAEALHSAYIGNLFIWASTTEQSGADLLTQLRKVFTAICPPTGSNS; this comes from the coding sequence GTGCCCCGCAGCCGAAATGAAACTAGACAAGCAACCCGCCGCGCCGTGTTGAAAGCTACAAGTCGCCTATTCGGCGAGCGCGGGTTCGCTTCCACGACGATTCGTGAGATCGCTCAAGAAGCCGGCGTGAGCGTCGGCACCGTCATGGCCGCCGGGGACAAAGAAGCCCTCCTCGTTGAGCTCTTCGATGACCTCATCGATCAACGCCAACAACACATCGATTCCCTCGACTTAGATACCAGCGAGCCGTGCGGCGACAGTGCTATATCCATCGTGGAACCGTTCGTCGCTCTCTTCGAGGAACGCCGCGAACTAGCCCGCACCTATGCATCGGTCCTAGTGCGCGGCCGCCACACCTCCGTCGTTTTCACCGACCTTGCACGCCGACTCATCGATGTGTTTGAACAACTCATCACCGCCCACGGATGCACAAGCCGGGCAGACACACATAGACGAGCCGAAGCCCTTCATTCTGCCTATATCGGCAACCTATTCATCTGGGCATCCACCACCGAACAGTCCGGCGCCGACCTCCTCACTCAGCTACGCAAAGTCTTCACCGCAATCTGCCCACCAACAGGAAGCAACTCATGA
- a CDS encoding DoxX family protein, with protein MILIPSSELPPALLATALILDVALSIRPVQFIRDCLHGVRFPEEWWWSLLVIKVLAAAGLIAGIWVPGLAFAANSGVIAYFLCAVVAHIRAKATGSAFWINCLGVLVLASATLVWSFI; from the coding sequence ATGATCCTGATTCCCTCATCAGAGCTACCACCAGCGCTCTTAGCAACCGCTCTCATTCTCGATGTGGCACTATCAATCCGGCCGGTCCAATTTATTCGCGACTGCCTCCACGGTGTCCGCTTTCCTGAAGAATGGTGGTGGTCCCTGCTCGTCATCAAGGTGCTAGCCGCAGCCGGGCTCATCGCAGGGATCTGGGTTCCCGGACTAGCCTTCGCGGCAAACAGCGGTGTAATCGCCTACTTCCTCTGTGCTGTTGTAGCCCATATCCGCGCAAAAGCAACAGGCTCAGCCTTCTGGATCAATTGCCTGGGGGTGCTCGTCCTAGCCAGTGCCACACTCGTGTGGAGCTTCATCTAG
- a CDS encoding 3-hydroxyacyl-CoA dehydrogenase codes for MSETNNATEFTTVTVLGGGVLGSQIAMQAAYHGKDVTIYDPFQESIDKLPARWAWMRKGYSEDLADFTEENFEEAVARIKATTDLEEAVSDVDIIIEAVPENLDLKRETWAKVGKLADERTLLATNTSSLLPSLFADSTGAPERFLAIHYANRIWKQNLAEVMETPKTDQAFVEKALTYAKETGMVPAHVKKETPGYFLNSLLIPWLNAGSDLYMNGVGTPEDIDNAWKLGTGFARGPFEVYDVVGFHVASNIASTSEDETRQRFGKKLKEAIDAGFSGVADGKGFYNYDENGKPVSPNEFFAN; via the coding sequence ATGTCGGAAACTAACAACGCAACTGAATTCACAACCGTTACCGTTCTGGGCGGAGGCGTGCTGGGATCGCAGATCGCCATGCAGGCTGCCTATCACGGTAAAGACGTCACCATTTACGACCCGTTCCAGGAATCGATCGACAAGCTCCCGGCCCGCTGGGCGTGGATGCGCAAGGGCTACAGCGAGGACCTGGCCGACTTCACGGAAGAGAACTTTGAGGAAGCCGTAGCGCGCATCAAGGCAACAACTGACCTTGAAGAGGCGGTTTCCGACGTCGACATCATCATCGAGGCAGTACCGGAGAACCTTGACCTCAAGCGCGAAACCTGGGCTAAGGTCGGCAAGCTCGCTGATGAGCGGACGCTGTTGGCGACCAACACGTCGTCGTTGCTGCCGTCACTGTTTGCTGACTCGACGGGCGCACCGGAGCGCTTCCTCGCCATCCACTACGCGAACCGGATCTGGAAGCAGAACCTCGCGGAGGTCATGGAGACCCCGAAGACGGACCAGGCCTTCGTTGAGAAGGCGCTGACGTACGCCAAGGAGACCGGCATGGTTCCGGCTCACGTGAAGAAGGAAACCCCTGGTTATTTCCTGAACTCACTGCTGATCCCATGGCTCAACGCAGGTAGCGACCTGTACATGAACGGCGTGGGCACCCCTGAGGACATCGATAACGCGTGGAAGCTCGGTACGGGCTTCGCTCGCGGCCCGTTCGAGGTCTACGACGTGGTTGGTTTCCACGTGGCTTCGAACATCGCAAGCACGTCTGAGGACGAGACTCGCCAGCGTTTCGGCAAGAAACTCAAGGAAGCGATCGATGCTGGCTTCAGTGGAGTCGCAGACGGCAAGGGCTTCTACAACTACGACGAGAACGGCAAGCCGGTAAGCCCGAACGAGTTCTTCGCTAACTAA
- a CDS encoding DsbA family protein: MSTTVDFYYDPSCPFCWVTSRWLVRVQEDRDIDITWRPFSLAIKNDELGNGTANHNGRGHVAGHRVLRVIAAAEKAGADAGALYTAFGRAYHTQDGAMDDSLIATVLKDHNLDASLADAADDASWDAHLETEQQAALDAVGNDVGVPIILFTKNGAEPQGYFGPVINALPSREEGLDLWDGLEKLAPVPSFYELKRTRPKGGPDKTGTESI, from the coding sequence ATGAGCACCACCGTTGATTTCTACTACGACCCCTCCTGCCCCTTCTGCTGGGTCACCAGCCGCTGGCTCGTCCGCGTCCAGGAAGACCGCGACATCGACATCACGTGGCGCCCGTTCTCACTAGCAATCAAGAACGATGAACTCGGCAACGGCACCGCAAACCACAACGGCCGCGGCCACGTCGCAGGCCACCGCGTGCTGCGCGTGATCGCCGCCGCCGAAAAGGCCGGGGCCGACGCCGGCGCCCTCTACACCGCTTTCGGCCGCGCCTACCACACACAGGACGGCGCGATGGATGATTCCCTCATCGCGACCGTACTGAAGGACCACAACCTCGATGCGTCCCTCGCCGATGCCGCAGACGACGCTTCCTGGGACGCCCACCTCGAAACTGAACAGCAGGCAGCGCTCGATGCGGTCGGCAACGACGTCGGCGTGCCGATCATTCTCTTCACGAAGAACGGCGCGGAGCCGCAGGGCTACTTCGGTCCTGTCATCAACGCCTTGCCAAGCCGCGAGGAAGGCCTCGACCTATGGGACGGCCTCGAGAAGCTCGCGCCAGTTCCTTCGTTCTACGAGCTCAAGCGCACCCGCCCAAAGGGCGGCCCAGACAAGACCGGGACCGAGAGCATCTAG